The Alosa sapidissima isolate fAloSap1 chromosome 8, fAloSap1.pri, whole genome shotgun sequence genome contains a region encoding:
- the hdr gene encoding hematopoietic death receptor isoform X2, producing the protein MSGYAPVAGPTGTRCPLVRNRRKYSLKFCQEKLFFLFYNVSKRTTSTLSMKRVSGQIVILLWLIHLAAARTLWELEENVRKNRTLRDISCKAGTYPHEGICCLKCPAGTYVKEHCTETLKEGSCEACDYDTYTEHENGLSQCLSCTKCPPDQKPTKVCTRISDTECQCKEGSFCLPHHACEVCKKCSKCKEGEFEKKQCTPSSNTICEKREAVNTTAIVVVVVILLLFVLGGAIAFWKTLPHKLRDALRRKNTHQRNLETNVQVVEDRPVTKAPIHRALKQLVTEHTPGIPRLVPLNGDESLRKSFDLFEEVDVLFHKRFFRHLGLTDNDIRGVENNCSDDKMYALLRIWMEREGMKASINNLIDALIFLDQRFSAENIIEKAVESSLYKYEGA; encoded by the exons ATGTCAGGCTATGCGCCAGTGGCTGGACCGACTGGAACGCGCTGTCCACTCGTCCGAAATCGTAGAAAATATAGCCTAAAGTTTTGTCAAGAAAAGTTATTCTTCCTTTTCTACAATGTCAGTAAGAGGACGACATCGACGTTAAGTATGAAGCGAGTAAGCGGTCAG ATTGTAATTTTGTTATGGCTCATTCACCTGGCCGCTGCTAGGACACTTTGGGAACTAGAAGAAAATGTTAGAAAGAATCGGACTTTACGAGACATTTCTTGCAAAGCAGGGACATATCCACACGAAGGCATCTGCTGTTTAAAATGCCCAGCAG GCACTTATGTTAAGGAGCATTGCACTGAAACATTAAAGGAGGGAAGCTGTGAAGCATGTGATTATGACACATACACTGAACATGAGAATGGACTAAGTCAATGTTTATCATGCACAAAGTGTCCTCCAG ATCAGAAGCCCACAAAAGTCTGCACGCGCATCAGCGACACAGAGTGCCAGTGCAAAGAAGGCTCCTTCTGTCTTCCTCACCATGCATGTGAAGTGTGCAAGAAATGTTCCAA ATGTAAAGAGGGTGAGTTTGAAAAGAAGCAATGTACCCCCTCCTCCAACACCATCTGTGAGAAGAGAGAAGCTGTGAACACCACAG CGATTGTAGTTGTTGTAGTCATCTTGCTACTATTTGTGCTTGGAGGAGCCATTGCCTTTTGGAAGACTTTGCCACATAAATTGAGAG ATGCTCTGAGAAGGAAAAATACCCACCAGAGAAATTTG GAGACGAATGTTCAGGTGGTTGAGGACAGGCCCGTGACGAAGGCGCCGATACACCGTGCCCTGAAGCAGTTG GTGACAGAACATACTCCAGGTATTCCAAGACTCGTTCCTCTAAATG gaGACGAATCGCTGAGGAAATCGTTCGACCTCTTTGAAGAGGTTGATGTGCTGTTCCATAAGAGATTCTTTCGACATTTAGGACTCACTGATAATGACATCAGAGGCGTGGAGAATAATTGCTCAGACGACAAAATGTATGCACTCCTCCGAATATGGATGGAAAGAGAAGGAATGAAAGCCAGTATTAATAACCTCATAGACGCATTAATATTCCTGGACCAGAGGTTTTCCGCTGAAAACATAATTGAAAAAGCAGTAGAGAGTAGTCTTTATAAGTATGAGGGGGCTTAA
- the hdr gene encoding hematopoietic death receptor isoform X1, translating into MSGYAPVAGPTGTRCPLVRNRRKYSLKFCQEKLFFLFYNVSKRTTSTLSMKRVSGQIVILLWLIHLAAARTLWELEENVRKNRTLRDISCKAGTYPHEGICCLKCPAGTYVKEHCTETLKEGSCEACDYDTYTEHENGLSQCLSCTKCPPDQKPTKVCTRISDTECQCKEGSFCLPHHACEVCKKCSKCKEGEFEKKQCTPSSNTICEKREAVNTTAIVVVVVILLLFVLGGAIAFWKTLPHKLRDALRRKNTHQRNLETNVQVVEDRPVTKAPIHRALKQLVGSAATEDEDTGLGESLPNTASSSQASLSALPPPPSHTPISCSSSSSGNSSSAPPNPLTQPLLRVTEHTPGIPRLVPLNGDESLRKSFDLFEEVDVLFHKRFFRHLGLTDNDIRGVENNCSDDKMYALLRIWMEREGMKASINNLIDALIFLDQRFSAENIIEKAVESSLYKYEGA; encoded by the exons ATGTCAGGCTATGCGCCAGTGGCTGGACCGACTGGAACGCGCTGTCCACTCGTCCGAAATCGTAGAAAATATAGCCTAAAGTTTTGTCAAGAAAAGTTATTCTTCCTTTTCTACAATGTCAGTAAGAGGACGACATCGACGTTAAGTATGAAGCGAGTAAGCGGTCAG ATTGTAATTTTGTTATGGCTCATTCACCTGGCCGCTGCTAGGACACTTTGGGAACTAGAAGAAAATGTTAGAAAGAATCGGACTTTACGAGACATTTCTTGCAAAGCAGGGACATATCCACACGAAGGCATCTGCTGTTTAAAATGCCCAGCAG GCACTTATGTTAAGGAGCATTGCACTGAAACATTAAAGGAGGGAAGCTGTGAAGCATGTGATTATGACACATACACTGAACATGAGAATGGACTAAGTCAATGTTTATCATGCACAAAGTGTCCTCCAG ATCAGAAGCCCACAAAAGTCTGCACGCGCATCAGCGACACAGAGTGCCAGTGCAAAGAAGGCTCCTTCTGTCTTCCTCACCATGCATGTGAAGTGTGCAAGAAATGTTCCAA ATGTAAAGAGGGTGAGTTTGAAAAGAAGCAATGTACCCCCTCCTCCAACACCATCTGTGAGAAGAGAGAAGCTGTGAACACCACAG CGATTGTAGTTGTTGTAGTCATCTTGCTACTATTTGTGCTTGGAGGAGCCATTGCCTTTTGGAAGACTTTGCCACATAAATTGAGAG ATGCTCTGAGAAGGAAAAATACCCACCAGAGAAATTTG GAGACGAATGTTCAGGTGGTTGAGGACAGGCCCGTGACGAAGGCGCCGATACACCGTGCCCTGAAGCAGTTGGTGGGTTCCGCGGCCACAGAAGACGAGGACACAGGCCTGGGAGAGAGCCTCCCTAACACGGCCAGCTCCTCGCAAGCCAGTTTGTCTGCGCTCCCTCcgcctccctcccacacacccatctcctgcagcagcagcagcagtggcaacaGCAGCTCCGCGCCTCCCAACCCGCTGACACAGCCTCTCCTTCGG GTGACAGAACATACTCCAGGTATTCCAAGACTCGTTCCTCTAAATG gaGACGAATCGCTGAGGAAATCGTTCGACCTCTTTGAAGAGGTTGATGTGCTGTTCCATAAGAGATTCTTTCGACATTTAGGACTCACTGATAATGACATCAGAGGCGTGGAGAATAATTGCTCAGACGACAAAATGTATGCACTCCTCCGAATATGGATGGAAAGAGAAGGAATGAAAGCCAGTATTAATAACCTCATAGACGCATTAATATTCCTGGACCAGAGGTTTTCCGCTGAAAACATAATTGAAAAAGCAGTAGAGAGTAGTCTTTATAAGTATGAGGGGGCTTAA
- the LOC121715906 gene encoding cytochrome b ascorbate-dependent protein 3 isoform X1, translating to MSFYPSYLLCLCLGILCVVFVSYWNAAWRGGFAWDGSGKQFNWHPVLMVTGLVVLYGYAAVVYRVPLTWGQNKTPWKLLHAGTLLLALILSILGLCAVFGNHNSQNIPNVYSLHSWIGICTVALFASQWVGGFAAFLLPCSPLEFRKLIKPTHVWMGGIILVLGIISCISGINEKLFFALKGNGNGTQPYKNLPPEALFANFLGVLIVAFGLVVLYILSNQNWQRPEPTQDVEGYRPLQHEES from the exons ATGTCCTTTTACCCTTCCTATTTGTTGTGCCTTTGCCTGGGGATTttatgtgtggtgtttgtgtccTACTGGAACGCTGCATGGCGTGGCGGCTTTGCATGGGATGGTTCGGGCAAACAGTTCAACTGGCACCCTGTTCTTATGGTGACTGGTTTGGTGGTGCTGTATGGTTATG CGGCTGTGGTGTATCGTGTGCCTCTAACCTGGGGACAAAATAAGACTCCATGGAAACTGCTTCATGCTGGGACTCTTCTCCTGGCTTTGATTCTGTCCATTCTTGGACTTTGTGCTGTGTTTGGTAATCACAACTCCCAAAACATCCCCAATGTGTATTCGCTGCATAGCTGGATTGGCATTTGCACCGTGGCTCTCTTCGCCTCTCAG TGGGTGGGTGGCTTTGCTGCCTTCTTACTGCCATGTTCTCCATTGGAGTTTCGCAAACTGATCAAACCTACTCATGTCTGGATGGGAGGAATCATTCTAGTTCTGGGCATAATTTCCTGCATATCTGGTATCAATGAAAAATTATTCTTTGCTCT AAAAGGAAATGGGAATGGAACACAGCCTTACAAGAACTTGCCACCAGAGGCCCTCTTTGCTAACTTTCTCGGAGTTCTTATTGTTGCATTTGGATTAGTGGTGTTGTACATCCTGTCTAACCAAAATTGGCAACGACCAGAGCCTACACAAGATGTAGAAGGCTATAGG CCATTGCAACATGAAGAAAGTTGA
- the LOC121715906 gene encoding cytochrome b ascorbate-dependent protein 3 isoform X2: protein MSFYPSYLLCLCLGILCVVFVSYWNAAWRGGFAWDGSGKQFNWHPVLMVTGLVVLYGYAAVVYRVPLTWGQNKTPWKLLHAGTLLLALILSILGLCAVFGNHNSQNIPNVYSLHSWIGICTVALFASQWVGGFAAFLLPCSPLEFRKLIKPTHVWMGGIILVLGIISCISGINEKLFFALKGNGNGTQPYKNLPPEALFANFLGVLIVAFGLVVLYILSNQNWQRPEPTQDVEGYRPLQHEES, encoded by the exons ATGTCCTTTTACCCTTCCTATTTGTTGTGCCTTTGCCTGGGGATTttatgtgtggtgtttgtgtccTACTGGAACGCTGCATGGCGTGGCGGCTTTGCATGGGATGGTTCGGGCAAACAGTTCAACTGGCACCCTGTTCTTATGGTGACTGGTTTGGTGGTGCTGTATGGTTATG CGGCTGTGGTGTATCGTGTGCCTCTAACCTGGGGACAAAATAAGACTCCATGGAAACTGCTTCATGCTGGGACTCTTCTCCTGGCTTTGATTCTGTCCATTCTTGGACTTTGTGCTGTGTTTGGTAATCACAACTCCCAAAACATCCCCAATGTGTATTCGCTGCATAGCTGGATTGGCATTTGCACCGTGGCTCTCTTCGCCTCTCAG TGGGTGGGTGGCTTTGCTGCCTTCTTACTGCCATGTTCTCCATTGGAGTTTCGCAAACTGATCAAACCTACTCATGTCTGGATGGGAGGAATCATTCTAGTTCTGGGCATAATTTCCTGCATATCTGGTATCAATGAAAAATTATTCTTTGCTCT AAAAGGAAATGGGAATGGAACACAGCCTTACAAGAACTTGCCACCAGAGGCCCTCTTTGCTAACTTTCTCGGAGTTCTTATTGTTGCATTTGGATTAGTGGTGTTGTACATCCTGTCTAACCAAAATTGGCAACGACCAGAGCCTACACAAGATGTAGAAGGCTATAGG CCATTGCAAC ATGAAGAAAGTTGA